From one Verrucomicrobiota bacterium genomic stretch:
- a CDS encoding MauE/DoxX family redox-associated membrane protein, with the protein MSKKALADEMIQEENPSNESMAENETKCCNGIWPLNWSNETWGFLTLRLFLGLRWFIAGIEKWELDGAYTNENYFTNMDRMAGGIASNSFMPEWITKFYAYPLGYLLVALGVALLLGIKTRIVLILSGLTYVSLCFGLMAVEERAGIAWLAIHIAMNVWALLLVKHNKLAIWKD; encoded by the coding sequence ATGTCTAAAAAAGCATTAGCAGATGAAATGATACAGGAGGAAAACCCGTCGAATGAGAGTATGGCAGAAAACGAAACAAAATGTTGTAATGGGATTTGGCCATTGAACTGGTCGAACGAAACTTGGGGATTTTTGACCCTCAGACTGTTTTTAGGGCTTCGGTGGTTTATAGCAGGCATCGAAAAATGGGAATTGGATGGTGCATATACAAATGAAAATTATTTTACCAATATGGATCGCATGGCTGGCGGTATAGCCAGCAATTCTTTCATGCCTGAATGGATAACTAAATTTTACGCTTATCCTCTAGGCTATTTACTCGTGGCGCTAGGAGTGGCTTTACTCCTGGGTATAAAAACAAGAATAGTTTTGATTTTATCAGGTTTGACGTATGTTTCTTTATGCTTCGGATTAATGGCAGTGGAAGAGAGGGCTGGAATTGCTTGGCTTGCTATTCACATCGCTATGAATGTTTGGGCCTTACTTCTGGTGAAACACAATAAGTTGGCCATTTGGAAGGATTAG
- a CDS encoding AraC family transcriptional regulator — MTLCYSDQSFLKNLRAGQLSELFSLIPDIQFFMKDKEGRFVLVDQGFIEMLGTKDGNEVLGKTDFDFFPETIATCFVEDDKLVMESQKPLPNRMELVPNNELQLDWCLANKIPLFGLNGEVVGIAGISRKMAASDIQVSTDSNLNTVVEYIRMNFAKQINVEQLAEIAGLTVRTLNRRFTKAFDTSPLRYIKTVRLNSACYALTNTSRTISEIAFDCGFCDQSYMTKEFSARLGVTPREYRLKYSKKA, encoded by the coding sequence ATGACTCTTTGCTATAGTGACCAATCTTTTTTAAAAAACCTAAGAGCTGGACAGTTGTCTGAACTCTTTAGCCTCATTCCAGATATTCAGTTTTTCATGAAAGATAAAGAAGGACGCTTTGTTTTGGTTGACCAAGGCTTTATAGAGATGCTTGGGACTAAGGATGGGAATGAAGTTCTCGGTAAAACAGATTTTGACTTTTTCCCAGAAACCATTGCAACTTGCTTTGTTGAAGATGACAAGCTGGTCATGGAAAGCCAAAAACCTTTGCCAAATCGTATGGAATTAGTTCCCAATAATGAGCTTCAATTGGATTGGTGTTTGGCTAATAAGATCCCTTTATTTGGACTCAATGGCGAGGTCGTGGGCATTGCTGGGATCTCAAGGAAAATGGCAGCGAGCGATATACAAGTATCTACAGATTCTAATCTCAACACAGTAGTCGAGTATATACGTATGAATTTTGCCAAACAAATTAATGTTGAGCAGCTCGCGGAAATAGCTGGACTGACAGTCAGAACCCTTAATCGCCGCTTTACAAAAGCCTTTGATACCTCTCCTCTAAGATATATCAAAACAGTTCGTTTAAATTCCGCATGCTATGCACTTACTAATACAAGCAGAACTATTTCCGAAATCGCCTTCGATTGTGGCTTTTGTGACCAAAGCTATATGACAAAAGAATTCTCAGCTAGATTGGGTGTTACGCCTAGGGAATATAGACTGAAATATTCTAAAAAAGCATAA
- a CDS encoding discoidin domain-containing protein has translation MNKKCRALFCFILGLSSVSFAGLLKTGLPLEQLLETPNPNWDKGLENLYNGKIKWSQMPEEVNNLAKNKKITSSDDFPLLGEVNFINDGEKETGEGGYVEPGPSIQWIQFDLEKQSKIYAIILWYYHGSERAYHDVIAQISNDPEFKKGVTTVFNNDYDNSSKLGKGQDKVYKETFQGWPIAVSGKEGQNVRLYSNGSISGEMNHYVEVEVFGR, from the coding sequence GTGAATAAAAAATGTAGGGCTCTATTTTGCTTTATTCTGGGTTTAAGCTCAGTAAGTTTTGCTGGATTATTAAAAACTGGATTGCCACTTGAACAACTCTTAGAAACTCCAAACCCAAATTGGGATAAAGGGCTTGAAAATTTATATAATGGAAAAATCAAATGGTCTCAGATGCCTGAAGAGGTAAATAATCTGGCAAAAAATAAAAAGATTACTTCAAGTGATGATTTTCCATTACTAGGTGAAGTGAATTTTATTAATGATGGTGAAAAAGAAACTGGCGAAGGCGGCTATGTAGAGCCTGGACCAAGTATCCAATGGATCCAGTTTGATCTAGAAAAGCAATCAAAGATCTACGCGATAATTTTATGGTACTACCACGGTAGTGAAAGGGCTTATCATGATGTTATTGCTCAGATTTCAAATGACCCAGAATTTAAGAAGGGTGTGACTACTGTTTTCAATAACGACTATGATAATTCGTCTAAATTAGGCAAAGGTCAAGACAAGGTTTATAAAGAGACTTTTCAAGGATGGCCTATAGCTGTAAGTGGTAAAGAAGGGCAAAATGTTCGGTTATATTCTAATGGAAGCATTTCTGGTGAGATGAATCATTACGTTGAAGTAGAAGTATTTGGTAGATAA
- the icd gene encoding NADP-dependent isocitrate dehydrogenase, whose amino-acid sequence MDYKDITPPAGDQIKIKNGKLNVPDNPIVPFIEGDGIGPDIWAASQRVFDAAVEKAYGGTKKISWFEVYAGEKAFNKTQSWLPEDTLNAFREFLVGIKGPLTTPVGGGIRSLNVALRQELDLYTCQRPVRYFKGVESPVRKPELVDMVIFRENTEDIYAGIEFEEASDEVKKLKTLLAENFPDRFKKIRFPDTCGIGLKPVSIEGTSRLVKAAIQYAIDQGRKSVTLVHKGNIMKFTEGAFRDWAYEVAKNEFGGKEIDGGPWCELPNGIVVKDVIADAFLQQILTRPSEYDVIATLNLNGDYVSDALAAQVGGIGIAPGGNINFESGFAVFEATHGTAPKYAGQDKVNPGSVILSGEMMFRYLGWAEAADLVIKGLEETISQKKVTYDLARLIEGAAELKCSEFGSAIIENM is encoded by the coding sequence ATGGACTATAAAGATATTACACCTCCAGCTGGTGATCAAATTAAGATTAAGAATGGTAAATTAAATGTGCCGGATAATCCTATAGTTCCTTTTATTGAGGGAGATGGTATAGGTCCGGACATTTGGGCGGCTTCCCAGCGCGTCTTTGATGCAGCTGTTGAAAAAGCATATGGAGGGACCAAGAAAATTAGTTGGTTTGAAGTGTATGCAGGAGAAAAAGCTTTCAATAAGACTCAGAGCTGGTTGCCAGAAGACACACTCAATGCCTTTCGTGAGTTCTTGGTGGGAATTAAGGGGCCATTAACAACTCCTGTTGGTGGAGGGATTCGGTCTCTAAATGTGGCTCTTCGTCAAGAGTTAGATCTCTATACTTGTCAGCGCCCGGTTAGATATTTTAAGGGAGTAGAAAGTCCTGTAAGAAAACCCGAGCTAGTTGATATGGTGATCTTTCGTGAAAATACCGAGGATATTTACGCAGGTATCGAGTTTGAGGAAGCAAGTGATGAGGTCAAGAAGCTCAAGACTTTATTAGCCGAGAATTTTCCTGATCGATTCAAGAAAATCCGCTTCCCAGATACTTGTGGTATTGGTTTAAAACCTGTTTCAATTGAGGGAACCTCACGCTTGGTAAAAGCGGCTATTCAGTATGCCATAGACCAGGGGCGGAAAAGCGTAACCTTAGTGCACAAGGGAAATATTATGAAATTTACCGAAGGTGCTTTCCGTGACTGGGCATATGAGGTAGCCAAAAATGAATTTGGAGGCAAAGAAATAGACGGAGGGCCATGGTGCGAGCTTCCTAATGGAATCGTTGTAAAAGATGTTATTGCGGATGCCTTCCTGCAGCAAATCCTAACCCGTCCTTCTGAATACGACGTTATAGCGACGCTAAATCTCAATGGTGACTACGTATCAGACGCCCTTGCAGCGCAAGTAGGTGGTATTGGAATAGCTCCTGGAGGTAACATTAATTTTGAAAGCGGGTTTGCAGTTTTTGAAGCTACCCATGGCACAGCACCCAAATATGCTGGACAAGACAAAGTAAATCCTGGTTCTGTTATACTTTCTGGTGAAATGATGTTCAGATACCTAGGTTGGGCTGAGGCTGCCGATTTGGTGATTAAGGGATTGGAAGAAACTATTTCACAAAAGAAAGTGACTTATGATTTAGCCCGTTTGATTGAAGGTGCTGCAGAACTTAAGTGCTCAGAATTTGGTTCAGCAATTATTGAAAATATGTGA
- a CDS encoding FAD:protein FMN transferase, which translates to MSSIQKFAHHAMATKFEMFVASDSNDNAKHVAVELWNEIDRLENELSRFREGSDIWRLNRSQTNTWVRFGLDAFECLKQALDISAATNGAFDPTIGPLFRYWRECQDNQVKVDPKVLSEAKKAVGWQKIILDEDSISVKMLADHMQLDLGGVGKGYALDTVAELLLDDWEMNEVMLSAGGSTVLVLDQPVDEVWDVGLGGLDWKEPLLLNHSAVSGSGMGVQGEHIINPRTGNPVPKQNRVWALAKTAATSDALSTAFMVMNQEEINTYLLENPETQIFC; encoded by the coding sequence ATGTCTTCTATCCAAAAGTTTGCCCATCATGCCATGGCCACAAAGTTTGAGATGTTTGTTGCTAGTGATAGTAATGATAATGCTAAGCATGTAGCAGTAGAGCTTTGGAACGAAATAGACCGCTTGGAAAATGAACTCAGTCGCTTTCGTGAAGGTAGCGATATTTGGAGGCTAAATCGCTCTCAGACTAATACTTGGGTTCGCTTTGGGCTAGATGCCTTTGAGTGCTTAAAGCAAGCATTGGATATATCTGCTGCTACCAATGGGGCTTTCGATCCTACCATTGGTCCGCTTTTTAGATATTGGAGAGAATGCCAAGACAATCAAGTGAAGGTTGATCCCAAGGTACTTAGTGAGGCTAAGAAAGCGGTAGGTTGGCAGAAAATAATATTAGATGAGGATAGCATTTCCGTGAAAATGTTGGCTGATCATATGCAGTTAGATTTAGGAGGAGTGGGTAAAGGCTATGCCTTGGATACAGTTGCCGAGTTACTCTTAGATGATTGGGAGATGAACGAAGTCATGCTAAGTGCTGGAGGTAGTACGGTTTTGGTTTTAGATCAGCCTGTGGATGAAGTATGGGACGTGGGTCTTGGGGGATTGGATTGGAAAGAGCCTCTGCTGTTAAATCATTCCGCAGTTAGCGGATCTGGAATGGGGGTACAAGGTGAACACATTATTAACCCACGTACTGGGAACCCTGTTCCCAAACAAAACAGGGTTTGGGCCTTAGCCAAAACGGCCGCTACCTCAGATGCTCTTTCCACTGCATTTATGGTTATGAATCAGGAAGAAATTAATACTTACTTGCTTGAAAATCCTGAGACGCAAATTTTTTGTTAA
- a CDS encoding Gfo/Idh/MocA family oxidoreductase — MSNQLEQKNTDLTNVTRREFVSSAAALGTGLVVASKPMKSLAESAKKEDLNVAVIGFGSQGKVLMDAMLQIPSGVRFKAICDVWPYKQKYAQRYLQKFKHDVNVYTDYQDMLDSEKDLDCVIVASPDFVHADHTNAALRAGCHVYCEKLMSNTVEGARSMVLTQRETGKLLQIGHQRRSNPRYIHAKEKLIDEANLCGRITTINGQWNRAVKEDDTWPKKYEIDQSTLDKYGYANMFEFRNWRWFKQYGGGPISDLGAHQIDIYNWFLDANPQSIIAGGGVDFYDKHEWYDNVMAIYEYEGKLGKTRAFYQVQTTTSAGGGYYEYFMGTGGAIKISENPKYTQVFQEAGADWAEWIDKGYIKQGASGGGGGYNPLAPKPWDKPKGGSGKVDVRETAALVSWDIPVDLGNKKIHQFHLENFFDSVRGETALNCPADKAFASSVMILAANEAVGAQKMLKFEPSEFIA, encoded by the coding sequence ATGAGTAATCAACTTGAACAGAAGAATACAGATCTAACAAATGTGACACGCCGTGAATTTGTGTCATCTGCCGCGGCTCTGGGAACAGGTTTGGTTGTAGCTTCTAAACCGATGAAATCGCTGGCTGAGTCGGCGAAGAAAGAAGATTTAAACGTCGCCGTGATAGGATTTGGTTCACAGGGCAAAGTGCTCATGGACGCCATGCTACAAATACCGTCAGGTGTCCGTTTCAAAGCAATCTGCGATGTATGGCCTTACAAACAAAAATATGCGCAAAGATACCTTCAAAAGTTTAAGCATGATGTAAATGTTTACACAGACTACCAAGACATGCTTGATTCGGAGAAAGATTTGGACTGTGTCATAGTCGCTTCTCCTGACTTTGTCCATGCTGACCATACTAATGCGGCGCTGCGTGCCGGCTGTCATGTCTACTGCGAGAAATTGATGTCTAATACTGTAGAAGGTGCTCGTAGTATGGTGCTTACGCAACGTGAGACGGGTAAGCTTCTTCAAATCGGCCACCAAAGACGAAGTAACCCGAGATATATCCATGCTAAAGAAAAATTGATAGACGAGGCAAATCTGTGCGGGCGCATCACAACCATTAACGGGCAGTGGAATCGCGCCGTTAAAGAGGATGATACCTGGCCTAAAAAGTATGAGATTGATCAGTCAACCCTTGATAAATATGGCTATGCTAATATGTTTGAGTTTCGTAACTGGAGATGGTTCAAGCAATACGGTGGCGGGCCCATTTCCGACCTGGGCGCTCACCAGATTGATATTTACAATTGGTTTCTAGATGCAAACCCTCAGTCAATCATAGCAGGTGGCGGTGTTGATTTTTATGACAAGCATGAGTGGTATGACAATGTCATGGCCATTTATGAGTACGAAGGTAAACTTGGGAAGACCAGGGCTTTCTACCAGGTTCAAACTACCACAAGTGCTGGCGGCGGCTACTATGAGTATTTCATGGGAACAGGTGGCGCTATTAAAATTTCTGAAAATCCAAAATACACTCAAGTCTTCCAAGAAGCGGGAGCAGATTGGGCAGAGTGGATTGATAAAGGTTACATTAAGCAAGGGGCATCTGGGGGTGGAGGTGGATATAATCCATTGGCTCCAAAACCATGGGACAAACCCAAGGGTGGTTCTGGAAAAGTGGATGTAAGAGAAACCGCTGCACTTGTTTCATGGGACATTCCAGTCGATCTAGGTAACAAAAAAATTCATCAATTCCACCTGGAAAACTTCTTTGACTCGGTAAGGGGAGAGACGGCTTTAAACTGCCCAGCAGATAAAGCATTTGCATCTTCGGTAATGATTCTAGCGGCAAACGAAGCTGTTGGAGCACAAAAAATGCTAAAATTTGAGCCCAGTGAATTTATAGCATAG
- a CDS encoding flippase activity-associated protein Agl23, with amino-acid sequence MVDKKTFIFLVLFLFVVTVGFVLRAWDAGVRPMHTDEAVHATKLGYLIEQGEYKYDLTEYHGPTLYYLSLPFIWFSGAQSHAELKETTLRALPIFFGVLLIGSTWFLRGLIGNGGMLFAVVLTAVSPIFVYYSRYYIHEMMLIVWMMGVFICGWKYFCKPRLGWMVGLGVFTGLMFASKETWVLMGGALGLACIWVLLMEWKSGQFKELAVIWRTGFQLWHWGVGVVVGLVVAFVFYSSFGKHPQGIVDSFLTYFSYVNRAEGQGHEKPWWYYVTLLGWYKNGPGFVFHEWIVLAPAFIGAIIVFLVKIEDAKKRILLRTLALYGWVLMAIYSVIPYKMPWLALGFMHGFILISGWSAQFLWISKIKWWWKAGITLLFLALVWQAVDFTRLTNHRLSSDVRNPYVYSHTSRDFLRLQKRLDAIAQYHEDGKEVLIKAICEEYWPVPWYLRAYPNIGYWHSIPENPDAPVVITSPHMNDALDIVLQDEYMSEVYGLRHGVFLVMKIRKDLWNKFIKDQ; translated from the coding sequence TTGGTAGATAAAAAGACATTCATTTTTTTAGTTTTATTCCTGTTCGTAGTCACTGTTGGCTTTGTGCTCAGAGCATGGGATGCAGGTGTCAGACCCATGCATACGGATGAGGCAGTCCATGCGACGAAACTAGGTTATTTAATAGAGCAAGGAGAGTATAAATATGATCTTACCGAGTATCATGGCCCTACATTATATTATCTATCGCTTCCCTTTATCTGGTTTTCAGGCGCACAATCTCATGCAGAGCTAAAAGAGACTACTCTACGTGCCTTACCGATTTTTTTTGGTGTGTTGTTGATTGGAAGTACGTGGTTTTTAAGAGGGCTAATTGGAAATGGAGGAATGTTATTTGCTGTTGTGTTGACAGCGGTATCTCCAATCTTTGTCTATTATAGTAGATACTACATTCACGAGATGATGCTCATCGTATGGATGATGGGTGTGTTTATTTGCGGATGGAAATATTTTTGTAAGCCTCGTCTTGGTTGGATGGTTGGACTTGGAGTATTTACTGGGTTGATGTTCGCGTCCAAAGAGACATGGGTGCTCATGGGGGGAGCGTTGGGATTAGCCTGTATATGGGTTCTTTTAATGGAATGGAAATCTGGTCAGTTTAAAGAGTTAGCAGTTATCTGGCGAACAGGTTTTCAGCTATGGCATTGGGGTGTAGGAGTCGTAGTGGGTCTTGTTGTTGCTTTCGTTTTTTATTCATCATTTGGAAAACATCCGCAAGGAATTGTGGATTCCTTTTTAACCTACTTTTCTTATGTTAATCGTGCTGAAGGTCAGGGTCATGAGAAGCCCTGGTGGTATTATGTTACTCTTCTTGGCTGGTATAAGAATGGCCCTGGCTTTGTCTTTCATGAATGGATAGTGCTGGCGCCAGCATTTATTGGAGCAATCATAGTATTTCTCGTAAAAATAGAAGATGCTAAAAAGAGAATACTTCTTAGGACACTCGCGCTATATGGTTGGGTACTCATGGCCATCTATTCTGTTATACCTTATAAGATGCCATGGTTAGCTTTAGGTTTTATGCATGGATTTATTCTCATAAGTGGTTGGAGTGCGCAATTCTTATGGATTTCTAAAATAAAGTGGTGGTGGAAGGCTGGGATCACTCTTTTATTTCTGGCTTTGGTCTGGCAAGCGGTCGATTTTACACGGCTAACGAATCACCGCTTGTCTTCAGATGTGCGTAATCCTTATGTCTATTCACACACAAGTAGGGATTTTTTAAGGCTACAGAAAAGGCTGGATGCTATTGCTCAATATCATGAAGACGGTAAAGAGGTGCTGATCAAAGCTATCTGTGAAGAATATTGGCCAGTTCCTTGGTATTTGCGAGCATATCCCAACATAGGCTATTGGCACAGCATTCCAGAAAATCCAGACGCTCCAGTTGTCATTACATCACCGCATATGAATGACGCCCTAGATATCGTTTTACAGGATGAATATATGAGTGAAGTTTATGGTTTGAGACATGGTGTATTTTTGGTGATGAAAATAAGAAAAGATCTTTGGAATAAATTCATCAAGGATCAATAA
- a CDS encoding replication-associated recombination protein A gives MTRPQLQPPDQSLASRFRPNSLETFFGQEHILGPGKLLLRLIESNRITALLFHGPPGTGKTTLAHIIARKGEDHFVLLNGVESSVADIRKCVDQAKQLWNSSKRKTLALVDEVHRFNKSQQDALLPHVEEGWIRLIGATTENPYFSLTSALLSRMQLFEFLPLTENEIVALLNRALEDQLKGLGKYQVEAEPEALIHLAKVCEGDARKALNALEVGIMTTNTFSEKQAIAFTLEIAEESIQKKAIIYDIQGDQHYDTISAFIKSIRASEPDAALYWLAKMLQAGEEIRFIARRLTILAAEDIGLADPQGLILANACQASIECIGMPEARIILAETTVYLATAPKSNRSYAALESVLSDLSKERTLGVPKALRDSHYPGAKKRGHGKGYQYPHDYPNAIAPGPFIENLKKYYEPTNNGYEKIIKERLIKWDKSKQHQDFNP, from the coding sequence ATGACCAGACCTCAGCTGCAACCGCCTGACCAGAGCCTCGCCAGCCGCTTTCGCCCAAACTCACTGGAGACCTTCTTTGGCCAAGAACATATCCTAGGTCCAGGCAAACTTCTGCTACGGCTAATTGAAAGCAACAGAATAACAGCACTCCTTTTCCATGGACCGCCTGGAACTGGAAAAACAACTCTTGCCCACATCATAGCTCGTAAGGGGGAAGATCACTTCGTATTATTAAATGGCGTAGAATCTTCAGTCGCGGATATCCGTAAGTGTGTTGATCAAGCCAAACAGTTATGGAACTCTTCAAAAAGGAAAACACTTGCTTTGGTCGATGAAGTTCACCGCTTTAACAAGAGCCAACAAGATGCTCTACTCCCACACGTTGAAGAAGGTTGGATTCGTTTGATCGGCGCAACCACAGAAAATCCCTATTTCTCTCTAACTTCAGCTCTTTTGTCTCGTATGCAACTGTTTGAATTCCTTCCGTTAACTGAAAATGAGATAGTGGCGCTTCTTAACCGTGCCCTTGAAGATCAACTAAAAGGGTTGGGTAAATATCAAGTGGAAGCTGAACCTGAAGCACTAATCCATCTGGCCAAAGTATGCGAAGGCGACGCTCGAAAAGCATTAAATGCTTTAGAAGTTGGCATCATGACAACCAATACTTTCTCCGAAAAACAGGCAATTGCATTTACCTTGGAAATCGCTGAAGAATCTATTCAGAAGAAGGCTATAATTTATGATATTCAGGGAGACCAGCACTACGATACAATATCTGCTTTCATCAAATCGATACGAGCTTCCGAACCTGATGCTGCACTGTATTGGTTGGCCAAGATGCTTCAAGCTGGGGAAGAGATACGCTTTATTGCCAGACGCCTTACTATCTTGGCGGCTGAAGACATAGGACTCGCCGATCCCCAAGGGCTTATTTTAGCAAATGCTTGCCAAGCATCAATTGAGTGCATTGGCATGCCTGAGGCCAGGATCATACTTGCGGAGACTACTGTTTACCTAGCAACCGCACCGAAAAGCAACCGCTCTTACGCTGCTCTTGAGTCAGTTCTTTCAGACTTATCTAAGGAGCGCACCCTAGGTGTTCCAAAAGCTCTACGGGATAGTCATTATCCGGGAGCTAAAAAAAGAGGCCATGGCAAGGGCTACCAATATCCGCATGATTACCCCAATGCTATAGCACCTGGACCATTTATCGAGAATCTAAAAAAGTACTATGAACCTACAAACAACGGTTATGAAAAAATCATTAAAGAACGCCTCATAAAATGGGATAAATCCAAACAGCATCAGGATTTCAATCCTTAG
- a CDS encoding thioesterase family protein, which produces MVKRLINPFLWGNSIALSWMWGLGLFFSVQITYLFGLFGLLSFAIPNALGLLIYGYILQRVANRKPGPESLSEFYAQWSRPFRLVFFLYQVLALMLTIFAIIRYLWEPLGLEPFLLYLPLTLLVVLAAASLFGEEFDITRIKFSHLSLGLIMLVAIGILFFHIDFDDIQKQGWISFEPIKDMGYWGYVIPLCIGLLLGPWLDLQQWQRAIQIRREKASIFQSYVIGATCFFLLLLFHGLLTWWVVGTRTGISELSQIGILKGIDLYSYAQGINTAFFYNHEYLRDLVFPAYCAFICICILTTLDSGYIALKWFLSSNAKASKHMIFSIVPEWIVSSPIPTLIFCGFFTIFAVIAKFQLEYYMIFYATFFVGYEALAVSRCYSAKPTIPLPQIKLFCVGSVAVVVFSYGYFQETPAAQIIGALMPLIYVLWLLLKPGADEELDLPTVIKEEATSLIKQVKEGVTGSGDKTKIVEVVKGSGGYFEDNHWFVYKVLATYVDTNSVGNIYFAMYPVWVGKARELFFNKVLPNFDLNNTDYFILTRSFEHKFTKEAKEFDEITIKIRISENNRKFAMLEHRIYDAQNDLLGKGNQSLMFVDSSNYKLIDIPREVYKAFSPHI; this is translated from the coding sequence ATGGTAAAGCGTCTGATAAATCCTTTTCTTTGGGGCAACTCGATTGCTTTGTCATGGATGTGGGGTTTAGGCTTATTTTTCTCTGTTCAGATTACCTATCTCTTTGGGCTTTTTGGCTTGTTATCCTTCGCTATTCCTAATGCCTTAGGGCTTCTTATATATGGATATATTCTTCAGCGTGTAGCTAATCGAAAACCTGGTCCCGAGTCTCTCTCGGAATTTTATGCTCAGTGGTCCAGGCCATTTCGTTTAGTATTTTTTCTTTATCAGGTGTTAGCATTAATGCTGACGATCTTTGCAATTATACGCTATCTTTGGGAGCCTTTAGGTCTAGAGCCATTCTTACTGTACCTTCCTTTAACCCTGTTAGTAGTGCTTGCAGCCGCTAGTTTATTTGGTGAAGAGTTTGATATCACGCGCATCAAATTTAGCCATTTATCACTTGGGCTTATTATGCTTGTGGCTATAGGGATATTGTTTTTTCATATCGATTTTGATGATATCCAAAAGCAAGGTTGGATAAGTTTTGAACCAATCAAAGATATGGGTTATTGGGGCTATGTTATTCCTTTATGTATAGGTTTATTGTTAGGGCCCTGGCTCGACCTACAGCAGTGGCAGAGGGCTATCCAGATACGCCGAGAAAAGGCATCTATCTTTCAGTCATATGTCATAGGTGCGACTTGCTTTTTCCTTCTTCTACTATTTCATGGGTTGTTGACTTGGTGGGTAGTGGGAACAAGGACTGGGATTAGTGAGCTTAGTCAAATTGGCATCCTCAAGGGCATTGATTTATATAGCTATGCGCAAGGAATCAATACGGCCTTTTTCTATAATCATGAATATCTGAGAGACCTGGTTTTTCCTGCGTACTGTGCATTTATATGTATTTGTATTTTGACCACGTTAGATAGTGGCTATATAGCACTCAAATGGTTTCTCTCTTCCAATGCTAAAGCCAGCAAGCACATGATTTTTTCCATTGTTCCTGAGTGGATAGTCTCTTCACCTATCCCCACATTAATCTTTTGCGGCTTCTTTACTATATTTGCGGTGATTGCAAAATTTCAGTTGGAATATTACATGATCTTTTATGCGACGTTTTTTGTAGGTTATGAAGCTCTGGCAGTTAGTCGGTGTTACTCTGCGAAGCCCACCATTCCCTTACCTCAAATTAAATTATTTTGTGTAGGAAGCGTAGCAGTTGTGGTTTTTTCCTATGGCTATTTTCAAGAGACCCCTGCAGCGCAGATTATTGGCGCGCTTATGCCATTAATTTATGTTTTGTGGTTACTTTTGAAACCAGGTGCAGATGAGGAGCTTGACTTGCCCACAGTCATCAAAGAGGAAGCTACTAGTCTCATTAAGCAGGTAAAGGAAGGCGTTACCGGCAGTGGAGACAAAACCAAAATTGTTGAAGTTGTAAAAGGCTCGGGCGGTTATTTTGAGGATAATCATTGGTTTGTTTATAAGGTTTTGGCTACTTATGTAGATACTAATTCTGTGGGGAATATATACTTTGCTATGTATCCAGTCTGGGTTGGAAAAGCCAGAGAACTATTTTTTAATAAGGTATTGCCAAATTTTGACCTAAATAACACAGATTACTTTATTTTGACCAGATCCTTTGAGCATAAATTCACGAAGGAGGCCAAAGAATTTGATGAGATTACAATTAAAATTCGAATTAGTGAGAACAACAGAAAATTTGCGATGCTTGAGCATCGCATTTACGATGCTCAAAATGATTTACTGGGGAAGGGAAATCAGTCCTTAATGTTTGTTGATTCTAGTAATTATAAGTTGATTGACATTCCGCGAGAGGTTTATAAAGCTTTCTCGCCTCACATATAA